A stretch of Ranitomeya variabilis isolate aRanVar5 chromosome 3, aRanVar5.hap1, whole genome shotgun sequence DNA encodes these proteins:
- the ZBTB8B gene encoding zinc finger and BTB domain-containing protein 8B — MEMPSYYSKLLGELNEQRKRDFFCDCSIIVEGRIFKAHRNVLFANSGYFRAMLVHYIQDSGRHSTASLDIVTSEAFSTILDFLYSGKLNLCGENVIEVMSAASYLQMTDVVNFCKAYIRSSLDICRKIEKESSFGQADSGSDGPSSGIGTVGSLTIKTTRSDCQKDPPCGDCSSCNSEEIMVKDPTSAASPGDKSPTKVMEPKEEFDSDVVEVTEGLQPYPMQQGLEQGEESPQGGPGMDISCNNYHMKQFLEALLRNSSSQRKEDAVHHFPRDFESRQEEASVSMSSMMDMQGDWYGEDAGDVLVVPIKLHKCPFCPYTAKQKGILKRHIRSHTGERPYPCEICGKRFTRQEHLRSHSLTVHRSNRPIICKGCRRTFTSSLSPGLRRFGLCDSCTCVTTTNDDSQHPGHTEAASENMDKDEGDGDWPIYIESGDENDVAEEEEEDVEDKEQIHREVLM; from the exons ATGGAGATGCCATCATATTACTCCAAGCTCCTCGGAGAGCTGAATGAGCAGCGTAAAAGAGATTTCTTTTGTGATTGTAGCATCATTGTGGAAGGTCGAATATTTAAAGCCCACAGAAATGTTCTGTTTGCCAACAGCGGCTATTTCCGGGCTATGTTAGTCCACTACATCCAAGACAGTGGAAGACACAGCACAGCTTCTCTTGACATTGTGACATCTGAGGCCTTCTCCACCATCCTGGATTTCCTATACTCAGGAAAACTAAATCTGTGTGGAGAGAATGTCATTGAAGTTATGAGTGCAGCAAGCTACCTCCAGATGACTGATGTGGTTAACTTCTGTAAGGCATACATACGATCTTCACTTGATATCTGCAGGAAGATAGAAAAGGAGAGTTCTTTTGGACAAGCCGATAGCGGTAGTGATGGTCCTAGCAGCGGAATAGGTACAGTTGGGTCATTGACAATAAAAACAACTCGGAGTGATTGTCAGAAAGATCCCCCATGTGGTGACTGTAGTAGCTGCAACTCTGAAGAAATTATGGTTAAGGATCCTACAAGTGCAGCCTCTCCAGGAGACAAAAGTCCTACCAAAGTGATGGAACCTAAAGAAGAGTTTGACTCTGATGTAGTGGAAGTAACTGAAGGCCTTCAACCATATCCAATGCAGCAAGGCCTGGAACAAGGAGAAGAAAGTCCACAAGGTGGCCCAGGAATGGACATATCGTGTAATAATTATCATATGAAGCAGTTTTTAGAGGCGCTTTTGCGCAATAGCTCTTCCCAGAGGAAAGAGGACGCTGTGCATCATTTTCCACGTGATTTTGAGTCTAGGCAAGAGGAAGCAAGTGTCTCAATGAGCTCTATGATGGATATGCAAGGTGACTGGTATGGAGAGGATGCAG GGGACGTTTTAGTGGTTCCAATCAAGCTACACAAGTGTCCTTTCTGTCCATACACTGCCAAACAAAAGGGTATTTTGAAGCGTCACATTCGTTCGCACACAGGAGAGCGACCATATCCTTGTGAAATCTGTGGCAAAAGGTTTACACGTCAGGAGCACCTGCGCAGCCATTCACTTACA GTTCATCGCTCCAACCGTCCCATCATCTGTAAAGGTTGCCGTCGTACTTTTACCAGCAGTTTGTCTCCTGGTTTGAGGCGTTTTGGTTTGTGTGACAGTTGCACATGTGTCACAACTACAAATGATGACTCCCAGCATCCAGGCCACACAGAAGCTGCTTCAGAAAACATGGACAAGGATGAAGGAGATGGAGACTGGCCTATTTACATTGAGTCCGGTGATGAGAATGACgtggcggaggaggaggaggaggatgtggaagaTAAAGAACAGATACACAGGGAAGTACTAATGTGA